The DNA region gttagaggatggaggaccgtgagtggatgtacacgggccgcgcAAGTCAGGGTCAGGTCACCAATGAATGGATCGACAAGACCGATGCTTTTTTGGAACGGGCGTTTGGCGTGGCTGCTAAAGGAGCGAGTAAAATTTGCtgtccctgcagcaaatgtgcaaacaggaaaagacaaacgaagaaggtaatgggggaacatctttggaagaatggatttacggcagactatacccggtgggtctaccatggtgaagccgatcgtacgagagaggaggtggtgaggccacgcgtcgaggattatgatgctgaggccggggtagcaaacatgttaaatgactatcacgaggcacagttcgctgaaggacgtacggaggaggagccagaggcaaccgcaaaggcgttttacgacatgtttgccgcggcacagaaaccccttcacggccagacaaaggtttctcaactggatgccattggacgcataatggcgttgaagtcccagtatagcctgagtcgagacgccttcgatggtatgttgacagttattggcagcctgcttccggagggtcaccttctgccaaagagcatgcacgagtcacagaaactccttcgtgcacttaagatgccgtatgagcagatacatgcttgcccgaaggggtgcgtcctatttaggaaagaatacgtggaagcaaagtactgtccaaagtgtaaatcatctaggttcctggaggtagattctggtgatggccagaagaggcagcttgacattcccgtgacaatcctacggcaccttccgttcataccgaggatccaacggctatacatgaccgaggaatccgcgaaacagatgacatggcacaaaaatggcaaacgatacaatcctgacaggatggtacatgcatccgatggtgaagcatggacccacttcgatggcattcatcatgagaaagctaaagaggctcgtaatgtacgtgttgcgctggcaacagatgggttcaatccttatggaatgatggctgccccatacacatgttggcccgtgttcgttatccccctcaatctcccccccggcatatgctttcaacgacagaacgtattcttgtcgttgataattcctggacacccggggaataatatgggtgtgttcatggagcctgtgattgatgaattggtccgtgcttgggaggaaggggtatggacatacgaccgagctacaaagaaaaacttcaaaatgcatgtttggtaccactactccctgcatgacttcctggcgtatgggatattctgcgcctggtgtgttcacgggaagttcccatgcccagtatgcaaggaaggtctgaggttcatttggttgcagaagggtggcaagtattcatcgttcgacaaacatcggcaattcctccctcttgaccatgcattcagacgagacatcaagaactttacgaaaggtGTCGTAGTGACAGACCTTGCACCACCGATAATGACTGGTGCCACGGTTCGTGAAAAGATAGATGGTCTCGTGGTCAATCCAGAAGGTGgttttgtgggatatggtgagcaacatatgtggactcataagtcgggcttgactcggctcccctattttgatgaccttctccttccacacaacattgatgtaatgcacactgaaaagaatgttgccgaggcactttgggcaacaatcatggacattcctgacaagtcaaaggacaacgttaaggctagagtggatctggcaacgatatgcgatagaccaaaccaacatatgaagcctcctagtcgcggcaagacatggagaaggcctaaggccgattttgtcttgagcaagcctcaaaggagggaagtactagaatggatccagacgttaatgttccctgatgggtatgcagctaatctgaggaggggagtgaacttatctactatgcgagtcttagggatgaagagtcatgactaccACATATGGATTGAGCGGCTTCTTCCGGCGATGGTTCGGGGCTATGTCCCTGAGCATGTCTGGCTAGTGCTAGCAGAGTTGAGCTATTTCTTTCGCCAGCTTTGTGCCAAGGAGTTATCTCGGACCGTGATTGCTGACTTGGAAAGAATGGCACCTGTGTTGCTCTGTAAGTTGGAGAAGATatttccacccggcttcttcaatccgatgcagcatttgattttgcacctcccgtacgaggcacgaatgggggggcccgtgcagggccgttggtgctatccaatcgagagatgtctaaaggttcttcgaaagaaatgtagaaataaatgcaaaatcgaggcttccattgcagaggcatacattctggaggaggtggcgaacttcacaacaacatactatggtgaccacctccctagcgtgcataatccaccccctcgttacaatgctggcgaaaatgaatcgaacctcagccttttccgaggccaactcggaagcgcaagtgcatcgacccccaagaccttgaatcatgaagagtggcgccatatcatgctatacgtgttgaccaaccttgacgaagtggcaccgtacatgcagtaagttctCAACGAACTTGTTAAATACGCCATCACTATTCTGCATCCAACCCCCTTGTTTCTCGTTGGTACAGGGAATTTCTGGATGAATTCTGGCGTCAATCAAGGGATCCTACCCCGCAGCAGGTAGATACCCTTCTTAGACAGGGTGCGGGAAATGgaatgcccgatttcatttcttggttcaaacggaAGGTACCGTCTAATTTAGCTCGTACGTAGTTTGACATTCCAAGTTACTCGTACGTGCGAATAATATAACGATGTATCCTGCTTGAGCTTGCAGGGCCAGAGGGATGCGTCTATGTGTGCCGAGTTGAGACAGGTTGCCGATGGctttgcctatagggtcaggtcattttctggttatgacgtgaatggatatcgctttcgcacaacaagctacgagcagagtcggcccaatcgaagaaccacaagttccggagtttttacgcccggcgttgatgaggtcgagtattatggaagaattgaagaaatatacgaactcaagtttcatggttccaaaccttttaatcccgtcatatttaaatgccattggtttgatcctgaagtaacgaggcggacatattgtaatcttgggctagtcgaaattcgacaggattctgtcttaccaggagacgatgtctatattgtggcccaacaggccacgcaagtttattatctcccatatgcgtgtcaaaccataaggcatcttaagggttgggatattgtgcacagggtatcgccacacggtaaagtgcctgtcccaaacgatgaagattacaacttagacccaaacacatatgacggagagttctttcaagaagagggactagaagggaggtttgagatagacttaactgaagcgatcggaatggaagtagacaatgaaacggttattgaagaggacgttggagatgaggtgcaaaatgtgaaagacttacaaatgcttgagcgattacatttagacaatgacaatggcaacattgctcattcggatagtgttgattatttcgacatgattgatagtgatgatgagacttatgatccagctaatcccgatcatgaagattatttctaatacatgtaatactatgttattttgtaattacgttttgtttattttgcatctctttctaagtacttcttgtttatctgtgcttattggtttactctttttaattgcaggtgattgaacaaagatggtgggcggtgggatgaggaagctaacgtccttgtaccgaaggacaaggaggagcagccgcaggagggagtcgtcgcgtgaggaggaggaggaggagcaggtgccccaggaggacgccgaggaggcgcaggaggacgcgcaggaggaggcgcaggaggacgcgcaggaggaggcgcaggaggacgcgctggaggaggcgacagcagggggttccgcttcctctagttcgtccagcgtctacttgcgaggtcccgcgagcctccctcagcgaccgatacctcgtgagagacgcccgctgattcgacccgagggggaaaagtaagtaactttagatgttatcactactttatatgatatgttgaatatcaaaatagaaattggacgattgttaatcacttgggcaggaactggacgattgtggcgagtggaggtgctcacacacgccaagtcaatggcatcctcggtcttctgtgcaaggagcacttccctggcctggttgagtacgccggagtgacggggccggcctactcgtttgaccactacgccgccgcccccgatgctgcagatcgggcccacagggtattcaacaacaaggcggagcgggtgaagcaagagctatgggtaagtcttcctcgcactacattcctcaatacatcgtatttattggacattctttaaataatgaatggatacatcgtgtttgtatgcaggatttctttagatgccaggacggacatgaggccagggcggatgcggtggctaccaaatgctgcaaaaaactcgtcgtggacatgcattacgaggcgcgcatccaggccgtcgtaacttaccacgggaccgtcattggaacgaaggtcaccaaaagggacgcaagaaccatgacgctgacccgggaccagtacctgcaggtaaatacagaacattaatactgattccttttgagattaagtaggcttaatttcatcttgatggcctgtagatgattccttattggtgcgccgcgcatccccagtgctgggaacagatggtggacaagtggtgctcacgcgagtgggaggagacgcacaacttgtgccgggagcggcgtttgatgatgccaggtgtagcacaccatcaaggcagccgcaacctcagcggatacgcagaaacatgggtacgcgaattcatttatttattctaacgctcaattctgcatgatttctaatcatcttgctgtttttctcgcagtcggcgtcacatggtggccagccttgctccatcttcaaggcatttgctatggcccacaagggcaaggcgacgtccgacgtcgactacaacccggaggacgggcccgaggcgtacagcaatgcgaccgtccacaaccgccttagtgagtacacatcgatggcaagggaggtccatgggccagagtacgatccgagcaccgaggaccttgatggagaagtcgtcatgagggtgggaggaggcaagaagcatgggcgatactggattggcgacggcgcaatcgactcggccgctactcccagtctctcccagattcgagcaagcagcacgagcacgagcccggccatacgacctcggaaggacacttcacaccaccgggtggaggcactcgaggttatttctggtttattcgtcgttcattggttttttcatacctttcctttgcattattgtaacattagggtgaatatattgtaggcccagctggaacaagagaggaggatacgggagcaaatgcaggcgacgatggaggccgatcagcggaggatggtggagattcttcagtacattggcgccgctacgggtgtgactccgccaccttcgctattcgctccacctccacctccacctcctcactattctactcctgtgagtataaatgttttagtttgtatgttcatgcttacggtcaaacctagtggagtatgaaaattttattcatgtatggtatatatttattttgtctcacacatgcaatctcttctcctttgtgcagaatcaatcggcggcatcgaacgatcctcatgcttcagcgaatcattcaccaaatcagtttcattgaccatcttggtgatgatacttgtagttgttaatggtacttctatttgcaattatggttgtagatgatggagcacttggattacttgtgaacttatttgttatatattgtgagacatgtgatgtttgtgatatatatgtggtgttggtgatatgtatgtgctgttgatgatatatatgtgatgttggtgatgtttgttatatatatatatatatctgtttgtttggatgggatgtcaaaaacaaataaaaaaggctgttttcagtcactttgccgagtgcaatggccatgacactcggcaaagaggcctccgctttgccgagagccatggtaaggcactcggcaaagaggcctccgctttgccgagagccaaggtgaggcactcggcaaagatgtcctgtttgccgagtgtttgattcacaggcactcggcaaagatggcctgtttgccgagtgtcatggcattgcactcggcaaagcctttgccgagtgcccgataaagtgcactcggcaaagaggtctttgccgacaaattttttaccgagcgtcctttgccgagtgtagcactcggcaaagcctttgccgagtgtatatcgtcctttgccgagtgcctgaggcactcggcaaagaagctgtctccggtagtgtATAGCCAATTAGTCCTAACATCATGTTGTCACTACCACAGAAAAGGTTATCCATGCTATGtcttcactgccggttaaaAAATAACTATCAGTGATAACATATCACTACCTATTCGTAAGCTTCGGCCACATATAAAAAGCTGAGCCAGCAAGAATCGACTGTGATAGTGATTAACTCTGCCGATTAGtaatacgaaccgacagtgatattagCTCATCAAAAGATGTACAAAcaataaccgacagtgataatggctatcactgccggttggatTTACGAACCGGTAGTAATACTCAAAATCCTTACGTCTTCACGCGTGCGACTTTAAATGTGAGCGATCTTTGCTCACTCTTTCACTCTGCACGCTCGCTCGCTCTTgcacgctctctctctctctctctctctctctctctctctctctcccatcaccggccacctccacctcccccGCGTGATCCATAAGGATCCATTGCCGCCTCCAGCGCCCTCTCTGAGATTGCCTCCCACACCTACGACCTtgtccgggggggggggggggaggaggacCCGTCCACCTCGTTTGATTTTGGCATTTCGTCAAGATCCCTGGACAACgaggtgtgggatgagttcatCAATGAGCCACCGAGGGCCAAGAAGGCTCGGATGAGctcatcgtcgtcatcgtcatcggaggaggatgaggaggaagatgacgccGGTGCCGACGATGACAGcgatgacgaggaggacacCAATGGCAGCAACGAGGACGATGTtgattgtcacgtcccaaaatgctaattatgtaattaagcgTGTATGATCATCATCGTATGTAATTATACATATTTGTTTATCGAGTGTAGTCGAAATGTGTTTCAAGTactttagagatggtttagagcactttggagaagccccaaatacttagaaaaaggtgGAGAGTGAAGATAAGGGGACACTtaggaaaattcagaaaaaacaACCCTTGTGCTCTGACCGGGCttacctgcggtctgaccgccaggtgtgCAGCCACGTGGGCTTGCCACGTAGACTTACCGCAGTTTGACCAGGAGCATCGGACGGTCTGACCGACAGAGCGcagaggctcgacttaagtgaatcgatcactctttcttactctccctttctctctctctcatactcactccctcactctcttccccacctgaccttagagagagaaggagaactccACCTCAACATCCACAACGACCTGAGATCGACGGTGGAAAACTCCCCAAGCTTCCAGgggacttccccgagctcctcccctcttctccctcgcagGAGGCACGCTCATCCAACCTCAAGTCCGCACGCCACTCCAGAGCCCAATCTCTAAACCGGAGCTTCTTCGGAGTGGATCGATCCACTAGGAAGCTGTCATACAttaaggtgaggcatcccctaccATTTCCCAGTTGTTTTCAAGCTCGATCTAACCCTCATGTCGTTTAGACCCAaattcaacctagcctagatccaatccatggggatattttgagtttagctcggtgaatattgtccaaatcactttagaaacactccactagtcccatagagcatttaaTACCCTTCATCGTCGAAGGTTTCGCCGGAGTCCTCGCCCGTAACCCTGCAAAAGAGTTGCCGACAAGGTCTGGCGGTCTGATCATCGATAggtccggtctgaccgccaattAGGGCTGGAGAATTCGAGTTAAAAACCCTATACAGGGGTCAGGCCACTACTAGGGCCGGTATGACCGCTATAcagcagtctgaccaccagtatGCCTGCAGTCTGGCCGCCAGAgaccaaaaccttctgcacgctggcggtctgaccgctagactCTAGAACCTAGATGGacttaggttagcttatccggggtttcaaacttcaaaaccctaatcacttagtgatattttacaaatatttttgaagcaCGACActctagtattattcaagcatTCATCATGTGCATATTTTTCCATCgtttattatttatgcaatggATTCTTATTCCGTTTAGAGCGTTGCGCCGAcaatccaagcgagtgaaggtgaCGCCAATCTCTCGGAGTTTcgcgagtgttgtgcgggaagtatcaagcaaaccccagagcagaaAGGGAAGCATCTAGGCATATTGCActatttgattgaattgtgaaGTCTAAATTGTTAAGTTatgtgtagcaaaaatggccgtattagaccatgattgtgattttgatgattaataacaacatactcattgggactaatatgtttgtcaagaatatatgttagtatatgTTCTACATAATCATGTGaccttttcttgctaatagctcaatgcacaatccttggagtcgggctatttatatgtgatatatatggataaagtcttgcgagtaccttcgtactcacgctgcctTTTCAAGTTCTGCTGGCGAGGAAGAggtagtgtttggctacttcacgcctgccgatGTTGGTGGCGGGCCTGAGTAGGTAACTACTCTCGAGTGGCAAAGCTTTTAAGGAggaacctaagggcatatggctccactcttcttttgttgtctatagTTTTATTTCCACTACGTATGGTCTAACTTTttgtgtaaattgttgtaaattgttgaatgcttaagaacttgtaatctaatgttatttactcactctttcttaagcttttttgtgatgttatatgttagaaaggcatgtgttctgatcttaggcaCCAAACACGTATCGGGACTATCAGAATGTTATTCcagttaatcattgaggttgtgattaagcaaatgttcctcctgatgattaattggaatactatttggacgatTCCTCACACCGATAACGACGATGAGGCCACGGACTTCCGTTAGTGGGTAGAGTTTTAACTCAAGCATGACTACTAGCTAGTTAGCTAGGTTAGTCAACACACGTGTTAGAGTTTTACGCAGTTGCCTGCATGACGGTAGCTTTTGCTGTAATTAGTATAAACTATATTAATACAATCATTAGTAATGCTAATGTCCTTTAAATTAATGCATgaatgtttatttttatttttattcttttatcttgtattgagtatcattgccagttcataGATAGAATCGGTGGTGATAAGCATACAAATCGATCAGAATGAGAtcaaaaaccgacagtgataaattGTATCACAAACAGGGAGTGATAATcttggattatcactgccactTATTCATTGCCGATTTAAAACCGGCAGTAATGTCAATTTTAAACGGGCAAtgatgaccttttctgtagtaCTATGTGCATAAATAGCAAAACAAGCAGGTAGTCAAACACATACTTAAAGTTGTATGATAAAAGTAAAAATCTCTTGTATTCTTGCTTGAGCGTAGCCTTGAATATGTACTCTCAATAACCTTCGGCTTTGTTTTAACAGGTTCCTAGTTTACAAGTCTCAGGTTGACGAATCTCATTGCTTGATCACCATTATTTTTGCATGTCTGTATCTCCATTCTAGATAAGAAATAAGTTAGACATGAAATTTAATGATACAAGAATATGTACTATAAATTATACATACTTACAATGTCTAACATCTTATTAGAGAAACATCGATGGCGACTTGCGGCagtggtggagcttcaacaaaAATTAAGAGGGGGCCGGTTCAAAAGATTCATCAACAAACTTATGTAAAAAACTAATTTATtactttataaatatatatttactgAAATATAAGTGCATTACTAAGTGTTTTTTAATGACAAGGAGGGGCCAAGGCCACCCATGGTCTCCATTAAGCTCTGCTAGTGTCTTGTGGGAATAACTAATACAGTTTTGAGAATTCTACCCAGAATTTGTCATTTTGTTTCGGGAAAATGTTTCTCTTTGAATACGACGGCAATCATTTTTATTAGTGTATCCTGGTTGGACAATAGCTATATGAAATAAAATCACACAATAGCTATATTACCAATATGAACAATAGCTATATAAAAATCGATATGAATAATATCGAGGTTGGTGGCGGCTTCTCAGTGGGTGGCAGGCTTAGAGGAAGGTCGTGGTGAGGCAGGGGCCATGGGCAGTAGAGGATAGCTGGTGGGCGGTGCTGGTGCTGGGGCAAGTGGAGACGGTCTGGCAGAGCCAGGTTAGTGTGGTGGAGAGAGCGCCATCAGAGACTGGTGGAGGTAGGTGGGAAGCGGGGGAGTAGAGCTGTCGAGGGTTAATCGCTAACAATGTTTCCAAGGTGTACCGGACGATGGACGCATGATCAGCGTTTTCGGTggatgtgtgtgtatgtgtgtgtgtgtcgaagggaactcaagaacacaggaaattatccaggttcaggcctcccatGGGATAACTGACTTACGTCCTGTGCATTTTCTTATGACTTGGATGAACTTATTCCTGAATCCGTTCCCTCCTTTACAAACccggtcctcctctctttatataatAGGAAGAGAGAGGTACATACAAACAGACTATGTCAAACCCTGAGACTGGCCTAACACTGATGGAACTAACTACTTCTAGCCTATGATGACGAAGGATAGGCAGGTTTGCCCTACTCCAGTCGATCGATACGTCTTGTCTCGCCATCGCGCGTCACACGCTCGCTTGTGAGgatagcattaaatgagattagactAGTTATGTAAGTACCTATCCCGTGACCAGTAAGGGCTGGTCACGGAGTTTCCTTGCTGGTCACGGAGTTTCTTTCTGTGATCAGAGGACTGATTGCGCGAGTCCCGCCTGGTCGCGCGGTGGGGCTACGGTGTTGATAATATCAACTGTCAACAGGCATTTGCCGGTGTGGACCCCTGATAAGACACCcccttattctttacaccgataAGAGGCGATATTAGAAGACGAGGGTGTCAAGAGGTTAAAGACGGTTGTAAGCATCCAACAACCTAAAAccatcataaaaaaaagaaaaaaaatcagccGGTTGAAATATAGCGACAGCCTTATAAAAAATGCACCGGTACTACGGAAACTATAGATACTTCAGTTCACGCCAGTGGTAAAAGTTTCTCAAATTTGAGTGCACAAATTCTAAAATGGCAAAGAAAAAAGTAATGGAtgtaaaaagaaagagcattgTATGGAGATCAATTTGTCGATAAAAAAGGCAGCAGGGCTCCTTTACCGAAAACTAATCATTGAACCAACCTCCATCGATTTGAACACTTAAACTAACAAGAGAGGCTCAGAAGTCACGAGCAGGTTGCTGAGGCTCACACCCCGAGGTCATCCCTCCCTCCTCCAAGCTTCTCCTATATACTCTCACCTCATTCTCAGTTCTTCACACCAACCAGACCCAGAACACATCAAGCAATCTTCAACGACATCAGTGCGGTGCTCATCAGCAATGGAGGAGCAACTGCAGCAGCAGGGTGGCCGGGCGAGCAACAAGAGCAGGGACGCCGTGCGGCTGCAGCAGCTGCTCAAGAAGTGGAAGAAGCTGGCCACGgtgtcgccgtcgtcgtcgggCAGGAACGGCAAGAGCAGCGTGCCCCGGGGCTCCTTCGCGGTGTACGTCGGCGAGGAGATGCGGCGGTTTGTGATCCCCACCGAGTACCTGGGCCACTGGGCGTTCGTGGAGCTGCTccgggaggccgaggaggagttCGGGTTCCGCCACGAGGGCGCGCTCCGGATCCCCTGCGACGTTGAGGTCTTCGAGGGCATCCTCCGGCTCGTCCAGGGCAGGAAGAAGGAGGCTGCCGACATGTGCCGGCGCTCCTGCTCCTCCGAGACCGAGATCTTGTGCAGATGACGCCATGAAAGCAGGCCTGACGTCTGAATGCTCTGCTCTGATTCTGTGAAGGAGTGGCGGTTCTTTCTTGCTTCTTTTTTCCTCGCTCCTTTCTTGGTtggttctttctttcttcttgattttttttccgaaGAAAGGAGAAGAGGTTGCACAGGATGATGAGATCTGTAATTTGTACAACAACAGGAGGAGATGAAGGgttgtttttttcttgttcaCAACAAGGATCTAGTGTAAGACAAACTAATTAAGGCTCTGATCTTGTTGTTCTTCTGCTGctagctttttcttttttcacaaCTTATTGGCAGTGCATTTCTGTTACTCACATTTTCATTGAGAGAGAAACTGAAACTAAGCAACTGACCAATGGCAGAAACTGAAACCAAGCAGCTGTTATAATATTTCAGATGTCCCATTGCATAGTACTGCAAGTCTGCACCTCAATTTAGATAGAGTTTAGATGGTAGATTAGAAGTAGTTCACACTGCATAGTATTTGGAGGTGGTCGACATAGAGTTCTTTGCCAAAAATAGATAGC from Phragmites australis chromosome 8, lpPhrAust1.1, whole genome shotgun sequence includes:
- the LOC133926015 gene encoding auxin-induced protein 6B-like — encoded protein: MEEQLQQQGGRASNKSRDAVRLQQLLKKWKKLATVSPSSSGRNGKSSVPRGSFAVYVGEEMRRFVIPTEYLGHWAFVELLREAEEEFGFRHEGALRIPCDVEVFEGILRLVQGRKKEAADMCRRSCSSETEILCR